The following are encoded together in the Neofelis nebulosa isolate mNeoNeb1 chromosome 9, mNeoNeb1.pri, whole genome shotgun sequence genome:
- the SLC2A4RG gene encoding SLC2A4 regulator isoform X2, protein MEAERPPVPVPGCGRPPPRAAGRDPAASPMSVPAPPQGPAVGGGFAGLEFALPQEPEPRAADLGVPGTWAGAGGAAGPPTPAAHIPVPAQRDPPGKSRLDEVMAAAALTSLSTSTLLLGAPAAACSPEPGLEPWKEALVRPLGSCGSSGDWGWDLASDRSSPSIPSPPLPSEAAHFLFGEPAPKKRKSSVRVLFQCLWKRCGKVLSTASGMQRHIRLVHLGRQAEPEQSDGEEDFYYTELDVGMDVLTDGLSSLSPASPAASVPPASPCLELPEPRTLSSLLHPLALPPVPVLSPVAPREVRRGDAAYQGCLAPARPEPQPTTVRTCVPTPPSRLGASPRKPRGDAKKCRKVYGMDHRHLWCTACRWKKACQRFLD, encoded by the exons ATGGAGGCCGAGCGCCCTCCGGTGCCCGTTCCGGGCTGCgggcgccccccgccccgtgccGCCGGCCGGGACCCCGCGGCCTCGCCCATGTCGGTGCCCGCGCCGCCGCAG GGCCCTGCCGTGGGCGGCGGCTTTGCGGGCTTGGAGTTCGCGCTGCCTCAGGAGCCAGAGCCGCGGGCGGCGGACCTGGGGGTCCCGGGGAcgtgggcgggggcgggaggagcGGCGGGGCCCCCGACGCCGGCGGCGCACATCCCGGTGCCAGCGCAGAG AGACCCCCCAGGAAAGTCCCGGCTGGACGAGGTCATGGCTGCGGCAGCCCTCACCAGTCTGTCCACCAGCACCCTCCTTCTGGGGGCCCCAGCTGCAGCCTGTAGCCCAG AGCCTGGCTTGGAGCCCTGGAAGGAGGCCCTGGTGCGGCCACTGGGCAGCTGCGGCAGCAGCGGAGACTGGGGCTGGGACCTGGCCAGTGACCGGTCCTCTCCGTCTATCCCTTCACCCCCACTGCCCTCCGAGGCAGCCCATTTCCTATTCGGGGAACCTGCCCCAAAGAAGAGAAAG AGCTCCGTGCGGGTCCTGTTCCAGTGTCTGTGGAAGCGGTGTGGGAAAGTGCTGAGCACGGCCTCCGGGATGCAGAGACACATCCGCCTGGTGCACCTGGG GCGGCAGGCAGAGCCTGAGCAGAGCGACGGGGAGGAGGACTTCTACTACACAGAGTTGGACGTTGGCATGGATGTGCTGACAGACGGGCTGTCCAGCCTGTCTCCAGCGTCCCCCGCGGCCTCCgtgccccccgcctccccctgctTGGAGCTGCCAGAGCCTCGGACCCTGTCCAGCCTGCTGCACCCGCTGGCCCTGCCCCCGGTTCCGGTGCTGAGCCCCGTGGCACCCCGCGAGGTGCGCCGAGGTGACGCCGCCTACCAG GGCTGCCTGGCCCCCGCCCGCCCGGAGCCACAGCCGACCACCGTCAGGACCTGTGTGCCAACCCCGCCCTCCAGACTCGGCGCCAGCCCAAG GAAGCCCCGAGGTGATGCCAAGAAGTGCCGGAAGGTGTATGGCATGGATCACAGGCACCTGTGGTGCACAGCCTGCCGCTGGAAGAAGGCGTGCCAGCGCTTCCTGGACTGA
- the SLC2A4RG gene encoding SLC2A4 regulator isoform X1: MEAERPPVPVPGCGRPPPRAAGRDPAASPMSVPAPPQGPAVGGGFAGLEFALPQEPEPRAADLGVPGTWAGAGGAAGPPTPAAHIPVPAQRDPPGKSRLDEVMAAAALTSLSTSTLLLGAPAAACSPEPGLEPWKEALVRPLGSCGSSGDWGWDLASDRSSPSIPSPPLPSEAAHFLFGEPAPKKRKSSVRVLFQCLWKRCGKVLSTASGMQRHIRLVHLGRRQAEPEQSDGEEDFYYTELDVGMDVLTDGLSSLSPASPAASVPPASPCLELPEPRTLSSLLHPLALPPVPVLSPVAPREVRRGDAAYQGCLAPARPEPQPTTVRTCVPTPPSRLGASPRKPRGDAKKCRKVYGMDHRHLWCTACRWKKACQRFLD; the protein is encoded by the exons ATGGAGGCCGAGCGCCCTCCGGTGCCCGTTCCGGGCTGCgggcgccccccgccccgtgccGCCGGCCGGGACCCCGCGGCCTCGCCCATGTCGGTGCCCGCGCCGCCGCAG GGCCCTGCCGTGGGCGGCGGCTTTGCGGGCTTGGAGTTCGCGCTGCCTCAGGAGCCAGAGCCGCGGGCGGCGGACCTGGGGGTCCCGGGGAcgtgggcgggggcgggaggagcGGCGGGGCCCCCGACGCCGGCGGCGCACATCCCGGTGCCAGCGCAGAG AGACCCCCCAGGAAAGTCCCGGCTGGACGAGGTCATGGCTGCGGCAGCCCTCACCAGTCTGTCCACCAGCACCCTCCTTCTGGGGGCCCCAGCTGCAGCCTGTAGCCCAG AGCCTGGCTTGGAGCCCTGGAAGGAGGCCCTGGTGCGGCCACTGGGCAGCTGCGGCAGCAGCGGAGACTGGGGCTGGGACCTGGCCAGTGACCGGTCCTCTCCGTCTATCCCTTCACCCCCACTGCCCTCCGAGGCAGCCCATTTCCTATTCGGGGAACCTGCCCCAAAGAAGAGAAAG AGCTCCGTGCGGGTCCTGTTCCAGTGTCTGTGGAAGCGGTGTGGGAAAGTGCTGAGCACGGCCTCCGGGATGCAGAGACACATCCGCCTGGTGCACCTGGG CAGGCGGCAGGCAGAGCCTGAGCAGAGCGACGGGGAGGAGGACTTCTACTACACAGAGTTGGACGTTGGCATGGATGTGCTGACAGACGGGCTGTCCAGCCTGTCTCCAGCGTCCCCCGCGGCCTCCgtgccccccgcctccccctgctTGGAGCTGCCAGAGCCTCGGACCCTGTCCAGCCTGCTGCACCCGCTGGCCCTGCCCCCGGTTCCGGTGCTGAGCCCCGTGGCACCCCGCGAGGTGCGCCGAGGTGACGCCGCCTACCAG GGCTGCCTGGCCCCCGCCCGCCCGGAGCCACAGCCGACCACCGTCAGGACCTGTGTGCCAACCCCGCCCTCCAGACTCGGCGCCAGCCCAAG GAAGCCCCGAGGTGATGCCAAGAAGTGCCGGAAGGTGTATGGCATGGATCACAGGCACCTGTGGTGCACAGCCTGCCGCTGGAAGAAGGCGTGCCAGCGCTTCCTGGACTGA